Within the Aquipuribacter hungaricus genome, the region CGCGCCGCCATCAGCACCGCCGTCGCTGCCGCCGCCCTCGGCGCCGCCGTCCGCGGGACCGTGGGCCCCGCCGTCGGCCGGGCCGTGCGCACCACCGTCGGCGCCGCCGTCCGCACCGCCGTCAGCGCCGCCGTCAGCCGTGCTGGTCGTCATCTCGTCGTCCAGGGCCATGCGTCCTCCTGCGTCTGGTGTCCAGGCGCCCGGGTCCCCGGTGCGCCCCCGGGCAGCATGCCGCCGTCCGACCGTGCCCGCGACCCGTCGCCGGGTCGGCGAGGGCCACAACCGGTCGACGGTGGCGTCCGCGCAGGCGTTGTCGACCGGGCAGGGCGCGGGTGGGTCGGTGGTGGTGTCCGCGCAGGCGTTGTCGACCGGGCAGGGCGCGGGTGGGTTGGTGGTGGTGTCCGCGCAGGCGTTATCGATCGGTGACAGGGCGGCGGGGCGACCCGTCAGGCGCTGCCGGCGAGCCGGGCCGCGCTGCCGGCGCGGTCCGGCAGGGTGCGGCGCAGCGCCGCGTGCACCGTCTCCGGCGTGAGGACGCCGACGTAGCGGTCGCCGTCGAGCACCGGCAGCCAGCCGGCGTCGTGGGCGACGATCTCGCTGAACCCGGTCTTGAGGCTGTCGCGCACGTCGACGGTGTCGTCGAAGCGGCGCCGGACCTCGCCGACCGTGCCCCCGCGGGCCAGGGCGCGCTGCGACACCCAGCCGCGCAGGTCGGTGCCGTCGAGCACGACCGCGAAGTCCAGGGCGCTCTCCTCGAGCAGCTGCAGCGCGCGGTCCGTGCTCTCGCCGACCTGCAGCGTCGGCGGGTGCACGAGGTCCTCCTCGCGGATGGGCGTGACCGCGAGGCGGCGCAGGCCCCGGTCGGCGCCGACGAAGTCCGCGACGAAGTCCGTGGCGGGCGCGCCGAGGACGACGGCGGGGGAGTCGAGCTGCTCGAGGACCCCGCCTACGCTGAGCACGGCGATGCGGTCGGCGATGCGGACGGCCTCGTCGATGTCGTGGGTGACGAGCAGGACGGTCGTGCCCAGGCGCTGCTGCAGGCGGCGGAACTCCAGCTGCAGCCGGTCTCGGACCTGCGGGTCGACGGCGCCGAACGGCTCGTCCATGAGCAGGACCGGCGGGTCGACCGCGAGCGCGCGGGCGACGCCCACCCGCTGCCGCTGCCCGCCGGACAGCTCGTGCGGGTAGCGCGGGCCGTGGACCTCCGGCTGCAGGCCGACCAGCCCGAGCAGCTCGTCGACCCGTGCCGCGGTCCGCGGCTTGTCCCAGCCGACCAGGCGGGGCACGGTCGCCACGTTGTCGCGGACGGTGCGGTGGGGGAACAGCCCGCCGGACTGGATGACGTAGCCGATGCCGCGCCGCATGGTCGGGCCGTCGGCCTCGATGACGTCGGTCCCGTCGACCTCGATGGACCCGCCGCTGGGCTCGATGAGCCGGTTGACCATGCGGAGGATCGTCGACTTGCCGCAGCCGGAGGGGCCCACGAGGGCCACGAGCTCGCCGCGCCGGACCTCCAGGTCGAGGCCGCCGACGGCGACCGTGCCGTCGGCGTACTGCTTGCGCACCCCTGCCAGGCGGATCATCGGCTCGGCCTCGCGCCTGGGCGAGGGGACTCCGGTCCCGGTAGCGTCCGGACCGTGACCTTGGCTGTCCACGCGACGAGGGTCGCCGGTTCGTGCCTCCAGCGCAACGCATGGGTCTGCCCGGACTACGTGCGCACCCGCGGCGACATCCTCCAGGAGGCGCTGGTCGAGCACGTCGGCCTCACCCTCGCCGCGGTCGCCCTGGGGCTGCTCGTCGCCCTGCCGCTCGGGGTCCTCGCGAGCCGGTCGCGGCTGGTGGAGACCGGCGCCTCCAGCATCGCGACGGTGCTCTACACGATCCCGTCGCTGGCGATGTTCCCGCTGCTGCTGGCGGTGGGGCTGCCGTTCGGGCCGAGCATCGTCGTGGTGGGGCTGGCGATCTACACCCTGGGGATCCTGCTGCGGAACATCGTCGTCGGCCTGCACGGGGTGCCGGAGGACACGCTCGACGCGGCCACCGGCATGGGGCTGAGCCCGCGCCGCCGGCTGTGGAGCGTCGAGCTGCCGCTGGCCCTGCCCGCGATCGTCGCCGGCACCCGCATCGCCACGGTGTCCACCGTCGCGCTCGTCACCGTCGGCGGCCTCTTCGGCTACGGCGGGCTCGGCAACCTCATCATCACCGGGCAGCGCACCCAGTTCAACGCCGAGGTGCTGACCGCGACCGTCCTCGTGGTCGTGCTCGCGCTCGCCGCGGACGGCCTCCTGCTGCTGCTCGGCCGACAGCTCACCCCGTGGCTGAGAGGACGTGCCGCATGAGCGGCTCCGTGGTCGGGGGGGCGGCGGCGTGGCTCGCCGACCCCGCGCGCTGGTCCGGCGAGGCCGGCATCCCGGCGCGGCTCTGGGAGCACGTCTGGGTGTCCGGCGTGAGCGTGCTCGTCGCGGCGGCTGTCGCGCTCCCGGTCGCGCTCGTGCTCGGGCACCTGGGCCGGGGCGGCGCGCTGGCCTCGGCGGTGGCGAACCTCGGCCGGGCGGTGCCGACGCTCGCGGTGCTCGTCATCCTCGTGCTGTCCCCGGCCCCGTTCGGCATCGCCAACGTGGTGACGTGCACGGTGGTCGCGCTCGTGCTGTTCGCGATCCCCCCGATCCTCACCAACGCCTACGCCGGCATCCGCGCCGTCGACGCCGACCTCGTCGAGGCCGCCCGGGGGATGGGGCTCACCGGCCCCCAGGTGCTGTTCCGCGTCGAGCTGCCGCTCGCGGTGCCGCTCGTCGTGGCCGGTCTGCGGATCGCCACCGCGCAGGTCATCGCCACCGCGACGATCGCCGCGTTCGTCGCCGGCCCGGGGCTCGGCCGGTTCATCAGCGCCGGGTTCGGCAACCAGGACACCCCGCAGCTCATCGGCGGCGCGTTCCTCGTCGCCACCTTCGCCGTCCTCGTCGAGGTGGCCTTCCAGGTCCTCCAGCGCCGGCTCACCCCGTCGCGCTCGAGCCGGACCGGCCTGGTGGAGGACGTCGGGGCGGCCGCGGTGGACACCCGGCAGCCGGGGCTCACCGGGTCGCTCTGACCCCGTCTCGTCCACTTCGTCCGGTTCGCCCCGGTTCTCCGCTCAAACCCACGCCGTTCGTCGCCGATCCGTTACCGACCGACCCCCGGGACGGGGATGCACCTGTCGGTGGTCGCGGTTAGACAGTCGGGGCCGCAGCAGCGGCCCGTACGACCCGGACACGCGGGGGCCCGCCCCCCGGGACACAGAAGGCGACACCCATGACCTCCACGACCCTCCGCCGCGCGCTCCTCCCCGTGGCCCTCGTCGCCTCGCTCGGCCTCGCGGCCTGCGGCTCCGGCGACCCGCTCGCCGAGACCGAGCCCGGCTCTGC harbors:
- a CDS encoding ABC transporter ATP-binding protein — encoded protein: MIRLAGVRKQYADGTVAVGGLDLEVRRGELVALVGPSGCGKSTILRMVNRLIEPSGGSIEVDGTDVIEADGPTMRRGIGYVIQSGGLFPHRTVRDNVATVPRLVGWDKPRTAARVDELLGLVGLQPEVHGPRYPHELSGGQRQRVGVARALAVDPPVLLMDEPFGAVDPQVRDRLQLEFRRLQQRLGTTVLLVTHDIDEAVRIADRIAVLSVGGVLEQLDSPAVVLGAPATDFVADFVGADRGLRRLAVTPIREEDLVHPPTLQVGESTDRALQLLEESALDFAVVLDGTDLRGWVSQRALARGGTVGEVRRRFDDTVDVRDSLKTGFSEIVAHDAGWLPVLDGDRYVGVLTPETVHAALRRTLPDRAGSAARLAGSA
- a CDS encoding ABC transporter permease, which gives rise to MTLAVHATRVAGSCLQRNAWVCPDYVRTRGDILQEALVEHVGLTLAAVALGLLVALPLGVLASRSRLVETGASSIATVLYTIPSLAMFPLLLAVGLPFGPSIVVVGLAIYTLGILLRNIVVGLHGVPEDTLDAATGMGLSPRRRLWSVELPLALPAIVAGTRIATVSTVALVTVGGLFGYGGLGNLIITGQRTQFNAEVLTATVLVVVLALAADGLLLLLGRQLTPWLRGRAA
- a CDS encoding ABC transporter permease gives rise to the protein MSGSVVGGAAAWLADPARWSGEAGIPARLWEHVWVSGVSVLVAAAVALPVALVLGHLGRGGALASAVANLGRAVPTLAVLVILVLSPAPFGIANVVTCTVVALVLFAIPPILTNAYAGIRAVDADLVEAARGMGLTGPQVLFRVELPLAVPLVVAGLRIATAQVIATATIAAFVAGPGLGRFISAGFGNQDTPQLIGGAFLVATFAVLVEVAFQVLQRRLTPSRSSRTGLVEDVGAAAVDTRQPGLTGSL